The following coding sequences are from one Canis lupus baileyi chromosome 19, mCanLup2.hap1, whole genome shotgun sequence window:
- the KCTD6 gene encoding BTB/POZ domain-containing protein KCTD6 isoform X2 encodes MGPSPHCCFPGTWAPQDAALEQMDNGDWGYMMTDPVTLNVGGHLYTTSLTTLTRYPDSMLGAMFGGDFPTARDPQGNYFIDRDGPLFRYVLNFLRTSELTLPLDFKEFDLLRKEADFYQIEPLIQCLNDPKPLYPMDTFEEVVELSSTRKLSKYSNPVAVIITQLTITTKVHSLLEGISNYFTKWNKHMMDTRDCQVSFTFGPCDYHQEVSLRVHLMEYITKQGFTIRNTRVHHMSERANENTVEHNWTFCRLARKTDD; translated from the exons TTTCCCTGGAACCTGGGCTCCCCAAGACGCAGCGCTGGAGCAGATGGATAATGGAGACTGGGGCTATATG atgaCTGACCCAGTCACGTTAAATGTAGGTGGACACTTGTATACAACGTCTCTGACCACACTGACGCGTTACCCGGATTCCATGCTTGGAGCTATGTTTGGGGGGGACTTCCCCACAGCTCGAGACCCTCAAGGCAATTACTTCATTGATCGAGATGGACCTCTTTTCCGATATGTTCTCAACTTCTTAAGAACTTCAGAATTGACCTTACCTTTGGATTTTAAGGAATTTGATCTGCTTCGGAAAGAAGCAGATTTTTATCAGATTGAGCCCTTGATTCAGTGTCTCAATGACCCTAAGCCTTTGTATCCTATGGATACTTTTGAAGAGGTTGTGGAATTATCTAGCACTCGGAAGCTTTCTAAGTACTCCAATCCAGTAGCTGTCATCATAACCCAATTAACCATCACCACTAAGGTCCATTCCTTACTAGAAGGTATCTCAAACTATTTCACGAAGTGGAATAAGCATATGATGGACACCAGAGATTGCCAGGTTTCCTTTACTTTTGGACCCTGTGATTATCACCAGGAAGTTTCTCTCCGGGTCCACCTGATGGAATACATTACGAAACAAGGTTTCACGATCCGCAACACTCGAGTGCATCACATGAGTGAGCGGGCCAACGAGAACACAGTGGAGCACAACTGGACTTTCTGTAGGCTGGCCCGGAAGACCGATGACTGA
- the KCTD6 gene encoding BTB/POZ domain-containing protein KCTD6 isoform X1, producing the protein MDNGDWGYMMTDPVTLNVGGHLYTTSLTTLTRYPDSMLGAMFGGDFPTARDPQGNYFIDRDGPLFRYVLNFLRTSELTLPLDFKEFDLLRKEADFYQIEPLIQCLNDPKPLYPMDTFEEVVELSSTRKLSKYSNPVAVIITQLTITTKVHSLLEGISNYFTKWNKHMMDTRDCQVSFTFGPCDYHQEVSLRVHLMEYITKQGFTIRNTRVHHMSERANENTVEHNWTFCRLARKTDD; encoded by the exons ATGGATAATGGAGACTGGGGCTATATG atgaCTGACCCAGTCACGTTAAATGTAGGTGGACACTTGTATACAACGTCTCTGACCACACTGACGCGTTACCCGGATTCCATGCTTGGAGCTATGTTTGGGGGGGACTTCCCCACAGCTCGAGACCCTCAAGGCAATTACTTCATTGATCGAGATGGACCTCTTTTCCGATATGTTCTCAACTTCTTAAGAACTTCAGAATTGACCTTACCTTTGGATTTTAAGGAATTTGATCTGCTTCGGAAAGAAGCAGATTTTTATCAGATTGAGCCCTTGATTCAGTGTCTCAATGACCCTAAGCCTTTGTATCCTATGGATACTTTTGAAGAGGTTGTGGAATTATCTAGCACTCGGAAGCTTTCTAAGTACTCCAATCCAGTAGCTGTCATCATAACCCAATTAACCATCACCACTAAGGTCCATTCCTTACTAGAAGGTATCTCAAACTATTTCACGAAGTGGAATAAGCATATGATGGACACCAGAGATTGCCAGGTTTCCTTTACTTTTGGACCCTGTGATTATCACCAGGAAGTTTCTCTCCGGGTCCACCTGATGGAATACATTACGAAACAAGGTTTCACGATCCGCAACACTCGAGTGCATCACATGAGTGAGCGGGCCAACGAGAACACAGTGGAGCACAACTGGACTTTCTGTAGGCTGGCCCGGAAGACCGATGACTGA
- the ACOX2 gene encoding peroxisomal acyl-coenzyme A oxidase 2 isoform X1, translated as MGSPVHRVSLGDTWSTQVHPDIESERYIQSFNVERLINILDGGAQNTALRRKVESIIHSDPEFSLKDNYFMTQNERYEAAVKRKFHLQTIAKRQGWSEGSPELYYSYRTLSGDLAFSIHMVFLKSLKSLGSEEQIAKWAPLCNDFQIIATYAQTELGHGTYLQGLETEATYDAATQEFVVHSPTMTATKWWPGDLGRSATHALVQAQLICSGARQGMHAFIVPIRSLQDHTPLPGVTVGDIGPKMGFHHIDHGFLRLDHVRIPRENMLSRFAQVLPDGTYLKVGSLQINYLSMVVMRVDLLLGEIIPMLQKACVIAIRYSVIRHQSSLRPSGPEVKILDYQTQQHKLLPQLATVYAFHFLASNLLKFFHSSYSAILNRDFSHLPELHALSAGIKALVSDLCLQGTELCRRACGGHGYSKLSGLPSLVSRVTASCTYEGENTVLYLQTARFLVKHYLQVHGSLGSTSQMFLPKSTAYLTTPYQARCPAQKAADFLHAKLYTAAWAHVAARLIKDSAHHLQTLMQSGADWDEAWNQSTVLHLQAAKAHCYYISVKNFTETLDKLENEPAIQQVLKRLCDLYALHSILTNSGDFLHDGFLSGTQVDAVRTAYLNLLLLIRKDAILLTDAFDFMDHCLNSALGCYDGNVYERLFHWAQRSPTNTQGNPAYEKYIKPLLQSWRSKL; from the exons ATGGGCAGCCCAGTGCACCGAGTGTCCCTGGGGGATACCTGGAGCACGCAAGTGCACCCTGACATAGAGAGTGAGAGGTACATACAGTCCTTCAACGTGGAACGGCTCATCAACATCCTTGATGGAGGTGCCCAGAACACTGCGCTCCGGAGGAAAGTTG AAAGTATCATCCACAGTGACCCAGAGTTTAGCCTGAAGGATAATTATTTCATGACCCAGAATGAACGTTATGAAGCCGCCGTTAAGAGGAAATTCCACCTGCAGACAATAGCAAAGCGCCAGGGCTGGTCGGAAGGCAGTCCTGAATTATATTACAGTTACAG AACTCTTTCTGGAGACCTGGCCTTCAGTATACACATGGTGTTCCTGAAATCCCTCAAGAGCCTGGGCTCAGAGGAGCAGATTGCCAAATGGGCCCCACTCTGCAACGATTTCCAGATCATCGCAACATATGCCCAGACAGAACTGGGCCACG GGACATATCTTCAGGGCCTGGAGACTGAAGCCACCTATGATGCAGCCACCCAGGAGTTTGTGGTGCACAGCCCCACGATGACGGCCACCAAATGGTGGCCTGGGGACC TGGGACGGTCCGCCACCCATGCCTTGGTCCAGGCCCAGCTGATCTGCTCAGGAGCCCGACAGGGCATGCACGCCTTTATTGTGCCCATCCGGagcctccaggaccacaccccactGCCAG GAGTCACTGTTGGAGACATCGGGCCCAAGATGGGCTTTCACCACATAGACCATGGCTTCCTGCGACTGGACCATGTGCGGATCCCTAGAGAGAACATGCTGAGTCGCTTTGCACAG GTCTTGCCAGACGGCACCTACCTCAAGGTCGGATCATTGCAGATCAACTACTTATCGATGGTGGTGATGCGAGTGGACCTGCTCTTGGGTGAGATCATACCCATGCTGCAGAAGGCCTGTGTCATCGCCATCCGCTACTCGGTCATCCGCCACCAGTCCAGCCTCCGGCCCAG CGGCCCAGAGGTAAAAATCCTGGACTATCAGACACAACAGCACAAACTCCTTCCTCAGTTGGCCACAGTCTACGCGTTCCACTTCCTGGCAAGCAACCTCTTGAAATTCTTCCACAGTTCCTACAGTGCCATTCTGAACAGAGACTTCAGCCACCTGCCTGAG CTTCACGCACTGAGCGCAGGAATCAAGGCCCTGGTGTCAGACCTGTGCCTCCAGGGGACTGAGTTGTGCCGTCGAGCCTGCGGTGGCCATGGCTACTCGAAGCTGAGCGGCCTGCCCTCCCTGGTCAGCAGAGTGACAGCCTCCTGCACCTACGAGGGTGAGAACACTGTGCTCTACCTCCAGACGGCCAG gttTCTGGTGAAACACTACTTGCAAGTTCATGGGTCCCTAGGCTCCACATCGCAGATGTTTCTCCCCAAGTCCACTGCATACCTGACTACACCTTACCAGGCCAGGTGCCCAGCCCAGAAAGCAGCTGACTTCCTCCATGCAAAACTCTATACCGCGGCCTGGGCACACGTAGCAGCCAG GCTCATAAAGGACTCAGCGCATCACTTACAGACTCTGATGCAATCCGGAGCTGACTGGGATGAGGCCTGGAACCAGAGCACTGTCCTACACCTCCAGGCTGCTAAG GCACATTGCTACTATATCAGTGTGAAGAATTTTACAGAAACTCTGGACAAACTAGAAAACGAACCAGCAATTCAGCAGGTGCTCAAACGCCTCTGTGATCTCTATGCTTTACACAGTATCCTGACAAACTCGGGTGACTTTCTCCACGATGGCTTCCTATCTGGGACCCAAGTAGATGCGGTGAGAACAGCCTACCTGAACCTGCTCCTCCTCATCCG GAAGGATGCCATCTTGTTAACTGATGCTTTTGACTTCATGGATCACTGTTTAAATTCAGCACTTGGCTGTTATGATGGAAATGTCTATGAACGTCTGTTCCACTGGGCTCAGAGGTCACCGACCAATACTCAG GGGAACCCTGCCTATGAGAAATACATAAAACCACTATTACAAAGTTGGAGATCCAAGCTGTGA
- the ACOX2 gene encoding peroxisomal acyl-coenzyme A oxidase 2 isoform X4 produces MTQNERYEAAVKRKFHLQTIAKRQGWSEGSPELYYSYRTLSGDLAFSIHMVFLKSLKSLGSEEQIAKWAPLCNDFQIIATYAQTELGHGTYLQGLETEATYDAATQEFVVHSPTMTATKWWPGDLGRSATHALVQAQLICSGARQGMHAFIVPIRSLQDHTPLPGVTVGDIGPKMGFHHIDHGFLRLDHVRIPRENMLSRFAQVLPDGTYLKVGSLQINYLSMVVMRVDLLLGEIIPMLQKACVIAIRYSVIRHQSSLRPSGPEVKILDYQTQQHKLLPQLATVYAFHFLASNLLKFFHSSYSAILNRDFSHLPELHALSAGIKALVSDLCLQGTELCRRACGGHGYSKLSGLPSLVSRVTASCTYEGENTVLYLQTARFLVKHYLQVHGSLGSTSQMFLPKSTAYLTTPYQARCPAQKAADFLHAKLYTAAWAHVAARLIKDSAHHLQTLMQSGADWDEAWNQSTVLHLQAAKAHCYYISVKNFTETLDKLENEPAIQQVLKRLCDLYALHSILTNSGDFLHDGFLSGTQVDAVRTAYLNLLLLIRKDAILLTDAFDFMDHCLNSALGCYDGNVYERLFHWAQRSPTNTQGNPAYEKYIKPLLQSWRSKL; encoded by the exons ATGACCCAGAATGAACGTTATGAAGCCGCCGTTAAGAGGAAATTCCACCTGCAGACAATAGCAAAGCGCCAGGGCTGGTCGGAAGGCAGTCCTGAATTATATTACAGTTACAG AACTCTTTCTGGAGACCTGGCCTTCAGTATACACATGGTGTTCCTGAAATCCCTCAAGAGCCTGGGCTCAGAGGAGCAGATTGCCAAATGGGCCCCACTCTGCAACGATTTCCAGATCATCGCAACATATGCCCAGACAGAACTGGGCCACG GGACATATCTTCAGGGCCTGGAGACTGAAGCCACCTATGATGCAGCCACCCAGGAGTTTGTGGTGCACAGCCCCACGATGACGGCCACCAAATGGTGGCCTGGGGACC TGGGACGGTCCGCCACCCATGCCTTGGTCCAGGCCCAGCTGATCTGCTCAGGAGCCCGACAGGGCATGCACGCCTTTATTGTGCCCATCCGGagcctccaggaccacaccccactGCCAG GAGTCACTGTTGGAGACATCGGGCCCAAGATGGGCTTTCACCACATAGACCATGGCTTCCTGCGACTGGACCATGTGCGGATCCCTAGAGAGAACATGCTGAGTCGCTTTGCACAG GTCTTGCCAGACGGCACCTACCTCAAGGTCGGATCATTGCAGATCAACTACTTATCGATGGTGGTGATGCGAGTGGACCTGCTCTTGGGTGAGATCATACCCATGCTGCAGAAGGCCTGTGTCATCGCCATCCGCTACTCGGTCATCCGCCACCAGTCCAGCCTCCGGCCCAG CGGCCCAGAGGTAAAAATCCTGGACTATCAGACACAACAGCACAAACTCCTTCCTCAGTTGGCCACAGTCTACGCGTTCCACTTCCTGGCAAGCAACCTCTTGAAATTCTTCCACAGTTCCTACAGTGCCATTCTGAACAGAGACTTCAGCCACCTGCCTGAG CTTCACGCACTGAGCGCAGGAATCAAGGCCCTGGTGTCAGACCTGTGCCTCCAGGGGACTGAGTTGTGCCGTCGAGCCTGCGGTGGCCATGGCTACTCGAAGCTGAGCGGCCTGCCCTCCCTGGTCAGCAGAGTGACAGCCTCCTGCACCTACGAGGGTGAGAACACTGTGCTCTACCTCCAGACGGCCAG gttTCTGGTGAAACACTACTTGCAAGTTCATGGGTCCCTAGGCTCCACATCGCAGATGTTTCTCCCCAAGTCCACTGCATACCTGACTACACCTTACCAGGCCAGGTGCCCAGCCCAGAAAGCAGCTGACTTCCTCCATGCAAAACTCTATACCGCGGCCTGGGCACACGTAGCAGCCAG GCTCATAAAGGACTCAGCGCATCACTTACAGACTCTGATGCAATCCGGAGCTGACTGGGATGAGGCCTGGAACCAGAGCACTGTCCTACACCTCCAGGCTGCTAAG GCACATTGCTACTATATCAGTGTGAAGAATTTTACAGAAACTCTGGACAAACTAGAAAACGAACCAGCAATTCAGCAGGTGCTCAAACGCCTCTGTGATCTCTATGCTTTACACAGTATCCTGACAAACTCGGGTGACTTTCTCCACGATGGCTTCCTATCTGGGACCCAAGTAGATGCGGTGAGAACAGCCTACCTGAACCTGCTCCTCCTCATCCG GAAGGATGCCATCTTGTTAACTGATGCTTTTGACTTCATGGATCACTGTTTAAATTCAGCACTTGGCTGTTATGATGGAAATGTCTATGAACGTCTGTTCCACTGGGCTCAGAGGTCACCGACCAATACTCAG GGGAACCCTGCCTATGAGAAATACATAAAACCACTATTACAAAGTTGGAGATCCAAGCTGTGA
- the ACOX2 gene encoding peroxisomal acyl-coenzyme A oxidase 2 isoform X2 → MGSPVHRVSLGDTWSTQVHPDIESERYIQSFNVERLINILDGGAQNTALRRKVESIIHSDPEFSLKDNYFMTQNERYEAAVKRKFHLQTIAKRQGWSEGSPELYYSYRTLSGDLAFSIHMVFLKSLKSLGSEEQIAKWAPLCNDFQIIATYAQTELGHGTYLQGLETEATYDAATQEFVVHSPTMTATKWWPGDLGRSATHALVQAQLICSGARQGMHAFIVPIRSLQDHTPLPGVTVGDIGPKMGFHHIDHGFLRLDHVRIPRENMLSRFAQVLPDGTYLKVGSLQINYLSMVVMRVDLLLGEIIPMLQKACVIAIRYSVIRHQSSLRPSGPEVKILDYQTQQHKLLPQLATVYAFHFLASNLLKFFHSSYSAILNRDFSHLPELHALSAGIKALVSDLCLQGTELCRRACGGHGYSKLSGLPSLVSRVTASCTYEGENTVLYLQTARFLVKHYLQVHGSLGSTSQMFLPKSTAYLTTPYQARCPAQKAADFLHAKLYTAAWAHVAARLIKDSAHHLQTLMQSGADWDEAWNQSTVLHLQAAKAHCYYISVKNFTETLDKLENEPAIQQVLKRLCDLYALHSILTNSGDFLHDGFLSGTQVDAVRTAYLNLLLLIRLKENTFCCLKKKRKRLSESEL, encoded by the exons ATGGGCAGCCCAGTGCACCGAGTGTCCCTGGGGGATACCTGGAGCACGCAAGTGCACCCTGACATAGAGAGTGAGAGGTACATACAGTCCTTCAACGTGGAACGGCTCATCAACATCCTTGATGGAGGTGCCCAGAACACTGCGCTCCGGAGGAAAGTTG AAAGTATCATCCACAGTGACCCAGAGTTTAGCCTGAAGGATAATTATTTCATGACCCAGAATGAACGTTATGAAGCCGCCGTTAAGAGGAAATTCCACCTGCAGACAATAGCAAAGCGCCAGGGCTGGTCGGAAGGCAGTCCTGAATTATATTACAGTTACAG AACTCTTTCTGGAGACCTGGCCTTCAGTATACACATGGTGTTCCTGAAATCCCTCAAGAGCCTGGGCTCAGAGGAGCAGATTGCCAAATGGGCCCCACTCTGCAACGATTTCCAGATCATCGCAACATATGCCCAGACAGAACTGGGCCACG GGACATATCTTCAGGGCCTGGAGACTGAAGCCACCTATGATGCAGCCACCCAGGAGTTTGTGGTGCACAGCCCCACGATGACGGCCACCAAATGGTGGCCTGGGGACC TGGGACGGTCCGCCACCCATGCCTTGGTCCAGGCCCAGCTGATCTGCTCAGGAGCCCGACAGGGCATGCACGCCTTTATTGTGCCCATCCGGagcctccaggaccacaccccactGCCAG GAGTCACTGTTGGAGACATCGGGCCCAAGATGGGCTTTCACCACATAGACCATGGCTTCCTGCGACTGGACCATGTGCGGATCCCTAGAGAGAACATGCTGAGTCGCTTTGCACAG GTCTTGCCAGACGGCACCTACCTCAAGGTCGGATCATTGCAGATCAACTACTTATCGATGGTGGTGATGCGAGTGGACCTGCTCTTGGGTGAGATCATACCCATGCTGCAGAAGGCCTGTGTCATCGCCATCCGCTACTCGGTCATCCGCCACCAGTCCAGCCTCCGGCCCAG CGGCCCAGAGGTAAAAATCCTGGACTATCAGACACAACAGCACAAACTCCTTCCTCAGTTGGCCACAGTCTACGCGTTCCACTTCCTGGCAAGCAACCTCTTGAAATTCTTCCACAGTTCCTACAGTGCCATTCTGAACAGAGACTTCAGCCACCTGCCTGAG CTTCACGCACTGAGCGCAGGAATCAAGGCCCTGGTGTCAGACCTGTGCCTCCAGGGGACTGAGTTGTGCCGTCGAGCCTGCGGTGGCCATGGCTACTCGAAGCTGAGCGGCCTGCCCTCCCTGGTCAGCAGAGTGACAGCCTCCTGCACCTACGAGGGTGAGAACACTGTGCTCTACCTCCAGACGGCCAG gttTCTGGTGAAACACTACTTGCAAGTTCATGGGTCCCTAGGCTCCACATCGCAGATGTTTCTCCCCAAGTCCACTGCATACCTGACTACACCTTACCAGGCCAGGTGCCCAGCCCAGAAAGCAGCTGACTTCCTCCATGCAAAACTCTATACCGCGGCCTGGGCACACGTAGCAGCCAG GCTCATAAAGGACTCAGCGCATCACTTACAGACTCTGATGCAATCCGGAGCTGACTGGGATGAGGCCTGGAACCAGAGCACTGTCCTACACCTCCAGGCTGCTAAG GCACATTGCTACTATATCAGTGTGAAGAATTTTACAGAAACTCTGGACAAACTAGAAAACGAACCAGCAATTCAGCAGGTGCTCAAACGCCTCTGTGATCTCTATGCTTTACACAGTATCCTGACAAACTCGGGTGACTTTCTCCACGATGGCTTCCTATCTGGGACCCAAGTAGATGCGGTGAGAACAGCCTACCTGAACCTGCTCCTCCTCATCCG gctaaaagaaaacacattttgttgcttgaaaaagaaaagaaaaagattatcgGAGTCAGAACTCTAG
- the ACOX2 gene encoding peroxisomal acyl-coenzyme A oxidase 2 isoform X3 — MEVPRTLRSGGKLNERYEAAVKRKFHLQTIAKRQGWSEGSPELYYSYRTLSGDLAFSIHMVFLKSLKSLGSEEQIAKWAPLCNDFQIIATYAQTELGHGTYLQGLETEATYDAATQEFVVHSPTMTATKWWPGDLGRSATHALVQAQLICSGARQGMHAFIVPIRSLQDHTPLPGVTVGDIGPKMGFHHIDHGFLRLDHVRIPRENMLSRFAQVLPDGTYLKVGSLQINYLSMVVMRVDLLLGEIIPMLQKACVIAIRYSVIRHQSSLRPSGPEVKILDYQTQQHKLLPQLATVYAFHFLASNLLKFFHSSYSAILNRDFSHLPELHALSAGIKALVSDLCLQGTELCRRACGGHGYSKLSGLPSLVSRVTASCTYEGENTVLYLQTARFLVKHYLQVHGSLGSTSQMFLPKSTAYLTTPYQARCPAQKAADFLHAKLYTAAWAHVAARLIKDSAHHLQTLMQSGADWDEAWNQSTVLHLQAAKAHCYYISVKNFTETLDKLENEPAIQQVLKRLCDLYALHSILTNSGDFLHDGFLSGTQVDAVRTAYLNLLLLIRKDAILLTDAFDFMDHCLNSALGCYDGNVYERLFHWAQRSPTNTQGNPAYEKYIKPLLQSWRSKL; from the exons ATGGAGGTGCCCAGAACACTGCGCTCCGGAGGAAAGTTG AATGAACGTTATGAAGCCGCCGTTAAGAGGAAATTCCACCTGCAGACAATAGCAAAGCGCCAGGGCTGGTCGGAAGGCAGTCCTGAATTATATTACAGTTACAG AACTCTTTCTGGAGACCTGGCCTTCAGTATACACATGGTGTTCCTGAAATCCCTCAAGAGCCTGGGCTCAGAGGAGCAGATTGCCAAATGGGCCCCACTCTGCAACGATTTCCAGATCATCGCAACATATGCCCAGACAGAACTGGGCCACG GGACATATCTTCAGGGCCTGGAGACTGAAGCCACCTATGATGCAGCCACCCAGGAGTTTGTGGTGCACAGCCCCACGATGACGGCCACCAAATGGTGGCCTGGGGACC TGGGACGGTCCGCCACCCATGCCTTGGTCCAGGCCCAGCTGATCTGCTCAGGAGCCCGACAGGGCATGCACGCCTTTATTGTGCCCATCCGGagcctccaggaccacaccccactGCCAG GAGTCACTGTTGGAGACATCGGGCCCAAGATGGGCTTTCACCACATAGACCATGGCTTCCTGCGACTGGACCATGTGCGGATCCCTAGAGAGAACATGCTGAGTCGCTTTGCACAG GTCTTGCCAGACGGCACCTACCTCAAGGTCGGATCATTGCAGATCAACTACTTATCGATGGTGGTGATGCGAGTGGACCTGCTCTTGGGTGAGATCATACCCATGCTGCAGAAGGCCTGTGTCATCGCCATCCGCTACTCGGTCATCCGCCACCAGTCCAGCCTCCGGCCCAG CGGCCCAGAGGTAAAAATCCTGGACTATCAGACACAACAGCACAAACTCCTTCCTCAGTTGGCCACAGTCTACGCGTTCCACTTCCTGGCAAGCAACCTCTTGAAATTCTTCCACAGTTCCTACAGTGCCATTCTGAACAGAGACTTCAGCCACCTGCCTGAG CTTCACGCACTGAGCGCAGGAATCAAGGCCCTGGTGTCAGACCTGTGCCTCCAGGGGACTGAGTTGTGCCGTCGAGCCTGCGGTGGCCATGGCTACTCGAAGCTGAGCGGCCTGCCCTCCCTGGTCAGCAGAGTGACAGCCTCCTGCACCTACGAGGGTGAGAACACTGTGCTCTACCTCCAGACGGCCAG gttTCTGGTGAAACACTACTTGCAAGTTCATGGGTCCCTAGGCTCCACATCGCAGATGTTTCTCCCCAAGTCCACTGCATACCTGACTACACCTTACCAGGCCAGGTGCCCAGCCCAGAAAGCAGCTGACTTCCTCCATGCAAAACTCTATACCGCGGCCTGGGCACACGTAGCAGCCAG GCTCATAAAGGACTCAGCGCATCACTTACAGACTCTGATGCAATCCGGAGCTGACTGGGATGAGGCCTGGAACCAGAGCACTGTCCTACACCTCCAGGCTGCTAAG GCACATTGCTACTATATCAGTGTGAAGAATTTTACAGAAACTCTGGACAAACTAGAAAACGAACCAGCAATTCAGCAGGTGCTCAAACGCCTCTGTGATCTCTATGCTTTACACAGTATCCTGACAAACTCGGGTGACTTTCTCCACGATGGCTTCCTATCTGGGACCCAAGTAGATGCGGTGAGAACAGCCTACCTGAACCTGCTCCTCCTCATCCG GAAGGATGCCATCTTGTTAACTGATGCTTTTGACTTCATGGATCACTGTTTAAATTCAGCACTTGGCTGTTATGATGGAAATGTCTATGAACGTCTGTTCCACTGGGCTCAGAGGTCACCGACCAATACTCAG GGGAACCCTGCCTATGAGAAATACATAAAACCACTATTACAAAGTTGGAGATCCAAGCTGTGA
- the ACOX2 gene encoding peroxisomal acyl-coenzyme A oxidase 2 isoform X5 — MVFLKSLKSLGSEEQIAKWAPLCNDFQIIATYAQTELGHGTYLQGLETEATYDAATQEFVVHSPTMTATKWWPGDLGRSATHALVQAQLICSGARQGMHAFIVPIRSLQDHTPLPGVTVGDIGPKMGFHHIDHGFLRLDHVRIPRENMLSRFAQVLPDGTYLKVGSLQINYLSMVVMRVDLLLGEIIPMLQKACVIAIRYSVIRHQSSLRPSGPEVKILDYQTQQHKLLPQLATVYAFHFLASNLLKFFHSSYSAILNRDFSHLPELHALSAGIKALVSDLCLQGTELCRRACGGHGYSKLSGLPSLVSRVTASCTYEGENTVLYLQTARFLVKHYLQVHGSLGSTSQMFLPKSTAYLTTPYQARCPAQKAADFLHAKLYTAAWAHVAARLIKDSAHHLQTLMQSGADWDEAWNQSTVLHLQAAKAHCYYISVKNFTETLDKLENEPAIQQVLKRLCDLYALHSILTNSGDFLHDGFLSGTQVDAVRTAYLNLLLLIRKDAILLTDAFDFMDHCLNSALGCYDGNVYERLFHWAQRSPTNTQGNPAYEKYIKPLLQSWRSKL, encoded by the exons ATGGTGTTCCTGAAATCCCTCAAGAGCCTGGGCTCAGAGGAGCAGATTGCCAAATGGGCCCCACTCTGCAACGATTTCCAGATCATCGCAACATATGCCCAGACAGAACTGGGCCACG GGACATATCTTCAGGGCCTGGAGACTGAAGCCACCTATGATGCAGCCACCCAGGAGTTTGTGGTGCACAGCCCCACGATGACGGCCACCAAATGGTGGCCTGGGGACC TGGGACGGTCCGCCACCCATGCCTTGGTCCAGGCCCAGCTGATCTGCTCAGGAGCCCGACAGGGCATGCACGCCTTTATTGTGCCCATCCGGagcctccaggaccacaccccactGCCAG GAGTCACTGTTGGAGACATCGGGCCCAAGATGGGCTTTCACCACATAGACCATGGCTTCCTGCGACTGGACCATGTGCGGATCCCTAGAGAGAACATGCTGAGTCGCTTTGCACAG GTCTTGCCAGACGGCACCTACCTCAAGGTCGGATCATTGCAGATCAACTACTTATCGATGGTGGTGATGCGAGTGGACCTGCTCTTGGGTGAGATCATACCCATGCTGCAGAAGGCCTGTGTCATCGCCATCCGCTACTCGGTCATCCGCCACCAGTCCAGCCTCCGGCCCAG CGGCCCAGAGGTAAAAATCCTGGACTATCAGACACAACAGCACAAACTCCTTCCTCAGTTGGCCACAGTCTACGCGTTCCACTTCCTGGCAAGCAACCTCTTGAAATTCTTCCACAGTTCCTACAGTGCCATTCTGAACAGAGACTTCAGCCACCTGCCTGAG CTTCACGCACTGAGCGCAGGAATCAAGGCCCTGGTGTCAGACCTGTGCCTCCAGGGGACTGAGTTGTGCCGTCGAGCCTGCGGTGGCCATGGCTACTCGAAGCTGAGCGGCCTGCCCTCCCTGGTCAGCAGAGTGACAGCCTCCTGCACCTACGAGGGTGAGAACACTGTGCTCTACCTCCAGACGGCCAG gttTCTGGTGAAACACTACTTGCAAGTTCATGGGTCCCTAGGCTCCACATCGCAGATGTTTCTCCCCAAGTCCACTGCATACCTGACTACACCTTACCAGGCCAGGTGCCCAGCCCAGAAAGCAGCTGACTTCCTCCATGCAAAACTCTATACCGCGGCCTGGGCACACGTAGCAGCCAG GCTCATAAAGGACTCAGCGCATCACTTACAGACTCTGATGCAATCCGGAGCTGACTGGGATGAGGCCTGGAACCAGAGCACTGTCCTACACCTCCAGGCTGCTAAG GCACATTGCTACTATATCAGTGTGAAGAATTTTACAGAAACTCTGGACAAACTAGAAAACGAACCAGCAATTCAGCAGGTGCTCAAACGCCTCTGTGATCTCTATGCTTTACACAGTATCCTGACAAACTCGGGTGACTTTCTCCACGATGGCTTCCTATCTGGGACCCAAGTAGATGCGGTGAGAACAGCCTACCTGAACCTGCTCCTCCTCATCCG GAAGGATGCCATCTTGTTAACTGATGCTTTTGACTTCATGGATCACTGTTTAAATTCAGCACTTGGCTGTTATGATGGAAATGTCTATGAACGTCTGTTCCACTGGGCTCAGAGGTCACCGACCAATACTCAG GGGAACCCTGCCTATGAGAAATACATAAAACCACTATTACAAAGTTGGAGATCCAAGCTGTGA